Below is a genomic region from Streptomyces sp. RPA4-2.
GCCCGAAGAGGAGGACCGTGGTCCAGTCGGCCCGGGAGTGTCCGCGCACCTTCGGCCGGCAGATCACCATCAGCACGATCGCGGCCACCAGCAGCCGCAGGGTCACCACTCCGAGCGCCCCGGTGCGCGGCATCAGGGTCACCGCCAGCGCGCCGCCGAACTGCACGGAGATGCCTCCGGCGAGGACCAGGCCGACGGGCCCGAGGCCGCCGCGCCGGACCGGGGAACCGCCGCCCGTACCGGGCAGGGGTGCCATCACCGGGGCGACCGGGGTCGCGGACGCCGGGGAGGACGGGACGGCGCTGGGGGTGTTCACGGTGCCTTCCAGGGGCTCGACTCGGGGTGCGTGCATCACGCTGCACTTTCCGGTCCAGAGTAATGGACTCGGTCAGGCGCGTGAACCCTGTACGACCCTGTCTCGTTGCTCACAGCGGCCCTCCCGGTCCGCGTGGACGCCGGAGCCTCAGCGGCGGGCCATGTACAGGTCGAGGGCGCGGTGGAGCACACGGTTGAGGGGGAAGTCCCACTCGCCGAGGTACTCGACGGCCTCGCCGCCCGCGCCGGCCTTGAAGCGGAGCAGGCCGAGGAGGTGGTTGGACTCCTCGATGGTGTCCGTGATGCCGCGGAAGTCGTAGACGGCGGCGCCCAGTTCGTGGGCGTCGGTCATCATGCGCCACTGGATGGCGTTGTTGGGCTGGACCTCGCGCCTGCGGCTGGTGGAGGCGCCGTAGGAGTACCAGACGTGGGTGCCGACCGTCAGCATCGTGGCCGCGGCGAGGACCTCGCCGTCGTGGTGCGCGAGGTAGAGCCGCATACGGTCCGGGTCCTCGGCGGTCAGGGCGGTCCACATGCGCTGGAAGTAGGGCAGCGGCCGGGGGATGAAGCGGTCGCGCCCGGCGGTCTCCGCGTAGAGCTCGTAGAACGCGGGCAGGTCGTCGTAACCGCCGCGCCCGACCTTCACGCCGGCCTTCTCGGCCTTCTTGATGTTGCGCCGCCACTGCTGGTTGAAACCACGCTGGATCTCCTCCAGCGGCCTGCCGCCGAAGGGGACCTGGAAGACGTAGCGCGGCTGCCCGGCCGCGAACCCGTCCTCGGCGCCCGCCTCGGCCTGCCGCCACCCGCGCTTCCGCAGCCGCTCGGCGACACCGGCGGCGGCCGGTTCGTACGTCGTCGCCTCCGTGTCCCCGAGCCGGCGCGCGGCCGGGTCGGCGATGGCCGCCTTGACGGCGTCGGCGCTCCACCGGCGTACGACGACGGGCGGCCCCATCTTCACCGAGAACGCGCCACGGCCCTTCAGATACGCGAGCATAGGGTCGAGCCAGCGCTCCACGAGATCGGCCGCGTACCAGTCGACGACCGGCCCCTCCGGGAGATAGGCGAGGTACCGCCGCACCTTCGGCAGCGGCCGCAGCAGCACAAGACCGGCCCCGACGAGCCGGCCCTCCCCGTCGAACCACCCGAGGCTCTCCGCCCGCCAGTCCGGCTTCACGTCACCCCAGGACGGCACCTGCATATGGCTGACCGAGGCCCGTGTCGCGACGAACGCCAGGTGCTCTTCACGGGTGATGACCTGCAGGCGGAGCCTCATGCGCGGCACTCCTCGGTGAGGGGGATGGCTGGGAACGTCAGGGTAGTCAGCACATTTCGCCATTCTCGTGCCCACGCCCGTGGCCCGCCCGTCGGCCGGAGTCGTCGAGTGCCTCCGCCAGCACCTCCGCCAGGTGCCTTCCGCCGCGGCCCGTCAGCTGCTCCAGCTGTGTGCGGCAGGAGTAGCCGTCCGCGAGGAGCACCGCGTCGTCGCCGGCCGCCGCCACCGCCGGGAGGAGCTGTTCCTCCGCGCAGGCCACCGACACGTCGTAGTGGCCCTTCCCGAAGCCGAAGTCGCCCGCGAGGCCGCAGCAGCCGCCCACGAGCGAGCCGGTCAGACCCGCCGCCGCGCGCAGCCGGCGGTCGGCCGCGTCGCCGAGGACGGCGTGCTGGTGGCAGTGGGTCTGGCCGACGACGGGGCGGTCCAGCGACGGCGGCGACCAGTCCGGCGCCAGCCGTTCCAGCGCCTCGGCGAACGTCAGCACCGCCGAGGCCAGTCGCGCCGCGCGCGGGTCGTCGTGGAGGAGTTCCGGGAGGTCCGTGCGCAGCGCGGCGGCACAACTCGGTTCGAGGACGACGACGGAGGGGGGCCGCGGGTGGACGTCCGGGTCCAGGAAGGCACCCATCAGGTCGAGTGTGCGGCGCATCACCGCGCGGGCGAGGTCGAGCTGGCCCGTGGAGACGTACGTCAGACCGCAGCAGACCCGGCCCGCGCGGCCCACCGCCCACGGGGCCGGCCCGTCCGACGTGCGGCCCGCGCTCGGCACCCCGGCCGTCGTTCCCGTCGTCCCGGGTGCCCCCGTCGGCCTCTTCTTGCCGCCCTTCCCCTTCTTGTTCCGGCCGCTCCTTCCCGGGCCCCCCAGCTTCCTCATCGCCACCGTCGGCGTCAGCATCACGTCCACGCCGGCCGCCTCCAGCACCCGTACGGCCGCCCGGCCCACCGACGGCGAGAGGTGCTCCGTGAAGGTGTCCGGCCACAGGAGGGCCACCTCCGCGGGGGCGACGGCGCCGTTCCCGTCGACGCCGTTCCCATCAGGGCCGTACCCGTCGGTGCCGTTCCCGGCGGTCCCCGGCACCCCCTCGCGCATCATCCGCCGCACCCGCTCCTTGAAGCGCCGCTGCCACCACCGGCTGAACGTCTCGGGCGCCAGTCGCGGGATCTGCCGCTCCGGTGCGATCCCGGCCAGCCGCTTGGCCACCGCGGCCGGCGGGCGCAGCGAGGACAGCGCGTTGAGCAGCCCGGCGGTCCTGGTCCGGGCGACCAGCGCGAGCCACTCGGGCAGCCGCCCCAGGGCGTAGTGCGCGGCGGGGCGGCGCCGGCCCGCGTAGTGGTGGTGCAGGAACTCCGCCTTGTACGTGGCCATGTCGACGCCGACCGGGCAGTCCGATCGGCACCCCTTGCAGGACAGGCACAGGTCCAGCGCGTCACGGACCTCCGTCGACCGCCAGCCGCCGGTGACCACCTCGCCCGCGAGCATCTCGTGCAGCAGCCGCGCGCGTCCCCGGGTGGAGTGCTCCTCCTCGCCCGTCACCCGGAACGACGGGCACATGACACCCGCGTCGGCGGGCGTCGTCGTACGGCACTTGGCGACCCCCACGCATCGGCGCACCGCGGCGGAGAAGTCCCCGCCGTCCGCCGGATATCCGAACGTCACGTCCACCGGCTCACGCGGCAGCACCGCGAACCGCAGGTTCTCGTCCAGCCGGTGCGGGCGCACCAGCATTCCGGGGTTGAGCAGGCCGTCCGGGTCCCACAGGTCCTTCGCCCGCTCGAAGAGGCCGACCAGTTCGGGACCGTACATGAGGGGCAGCAGCTCGGCCCTTGCCTGCCCGTCGCCGTGCTCGCCGGACAGTGAGCCCCCGTGCGAGACCACCAGTTCCGCCAGTTCCCGCGAGAAGCCGCGGAAGCGCCCGATCCCCTCGCTCGTCAGCAGGTCGAAGTCGATACGGACGTGGATGCA
It encodes:
- a CDS encoding FAD-binding and (Fe-S)-binding domain-containing protein, translating into MTDLGDRGPAEFRELRAALRERLAAEVRGEISFDATARALTSMDASNYRRVPLGVVAPRDSDDVAAVLSVCRAFAVPVVARGGGTSIAGQATGTGVVLDFTRHMNRIVALDPGARTAVVQPGVVLDRLQEAAAPHGLRFGPDPSTHGRCTLGGMIGNNACGSHSVAWGTTADSVRELSVLTGRAQARTLGRDWQGAPPGLRALVEGELARLRTGFPDLPRRISGYALDALLPERGADVARSFCGSEGTLGILTEAVVGLVEAPRATALAVLGYADESAAAEAAAGLLPLGPLTVEGMAADLVPPGAGLPRGGAWLFVETGGADAGEARARAEAVLRAADVLDAAVVTDPAGQRALWRLREDASGTATRMPGDGGEAWPGWEDCAVPPARLGAYLRDFRGLLAAHGLRGTPYGHFGDGCIHVRIDFDLLTSEGIGRFRGFSRELAELVVSHGGSLSGEHGDGQARAELLPLMYGPELVGLFERAKDLWDPDGLLNPGMLVRPHRLDENLRFAVLPREPVDVTFGYPADGGDFSAAVRRCVGVAKCRTTTPADAGVMCPSFRVTGEEEHSTRGRARLLHEMLAGEVVTGGWRSTEVRDALDLCLSCKGCRSDCPVGVDMATYKAEFLHHHYAGRRRPAAHYALGRLPEWLALVARTRTAGLLNALSSLRPPAAVAKRLAGIAPERQIPRLAPETFSRWWQRRFKERVRRMMREGVPGTAGNGTDGYGPDGNGVDGNGAVAPAEVALLWPDTFTEHLSPSVGRAAVRVLEAAGVDVMLTPTVAMRKLGGPGRSGRNKKGKGGKKRPTGAPGTTGTTAGVPSAGRTSDGPAPWAVGRAGRVCCGLTYVSTGQLDLARAVMRRTLDLMGAFLDPDVHPRPPSVVVLEPSCAAALRTDLPELLHDDPRAARLASAVLTFAEALERLAPDWSPPSLDRPVVGQTHCHQHAVLGDAADRRLRAAAGLTGSLVGGCCGLAGDFGFGKGHYDVSVACAEEQLLPAVAAAGDDAVLLADGYSCRTQLEQLTGRGGRHLAEVLAEALDDSGRRAGHGRGHENGEMC
- a CDS encoding peptidoglycan bridge formation glycyltransferase FemA/FemB family protein; protein product: MRLRLQVITREEHLAFVATRASVSHMQVPSWGDVKPDWRAESLGWFDGEGRLVGAGLVLLRPLPKVRRYLAYLPEGPVVDWYAADLVERWLDPMLAYLKGRGAFSVKMGPPVVVRRWSADAVKAAIADPAARRLGDTEATTYEPAAAGVAERLRKRGWRQAEAGAEDGFAAGQPRYVFQVPFGGRPLEEIQRGFNQQWRRNIKKAEKAGVKVGRGGYDDLPAFYELYAETAGRDRFIPRPLPYFQRMWTALTAEDPDRMRLYLAHHDGEVLAAATMLTVGTHVWYSYGASTSRRREVQPNNAIQWRMMTDAHELGAAVYDFRGITDTIEESNHLLGLLRFKAGAGGEAVEYLGEWDFPLNRVLHRALDLYMARR